From Miscanthus floridulus cultivar M001 chromosome 15, ASM1932011v1, whole genome shotgun sequence, the proteins below share one genomic window:
- the LOC136507123 gene encoding uncharacterized protein, which yields MKMPNYLTIQKPNVRQFSVSGFAAAWKPNNFDGKNFMIWRAKMVLWLTAMNCYHAAQGKPEQFTPEEQKFLAADNVFRGAVISALHSTYEKNYISCTSSEKLWDALEAKFGVSDAGSELYLMEQLYDYKMVENRSVVEHAHEIQALAMELEHFPCLLPDKFVVGGIIAKLPPSWRYFATSLKHKRQEFSVAELIGSLDVEERASAKDNSEKGVESSTANMVQKKNPFASRNKKKKNVQENNNTKSKQTA from the coding sequence atgaaaatgcctaattatctaacaatccaaaaacctaatgttaggcaattttctgttagtggttttgctgctgcttggAAGCCGAATaactttgatggcaagaatttcatgatatggcgtgctaagatggtgttgtggttgactgctatgaactgctatcatgccgcacaggggaagcctgaacaatttactcctgaggagcagaagttcttggctgccgataacgtGTTTCGAGgtgccgtgattagtgcacttcatagtacgtatgagaaaaactacatatcttgcacatcaagcGAAaaattatgggatgctcttgaggcaaagtttggagtttctgatgctggaagtgagctgtaccttatggagcagctgtatgactacaaaatggttgaaaatcgTTCTGTAGTGGAAcatgctcatgagatacaggcgctagcaatggaactagaacattttccatgtttgttgcccgacaaATTTGTGgtcggcggtataatcgctaagctgccaccttcttggaggtattttgctacttctctaaaacacaagagacaagagtttagcgtggctgagcttattggatctcttgatgttgaggagagggcgagtgCAAAAGACAATAGtgaaaaaggagttgagtcttccactgccaatatggtgcagaagaaaaacccatttgcatcccgtaataaaaagaagaagaacgtgcaagagaacaacaatacaaagTCTAAGCAAACTGcttag